The region gcgcccgctcactatcgaaaagcccttgaaagtttgtgctcggatgggtcTCCTTaggttatgtgactccaggtgtaAGGGCGTTGCCGCGAAagccagcccgagttcgcaatgttcgtgccgaaatgtcttttcgagcgtgaaaaagacattgtagacaaaatccggaatgattcccggcgccagtGGTAGTTTTGGCTgacggtgcatgccagcacgaaaaaatttcggggggggggggggggaggcatgaagccccatcagcccccccccccccccctttgctaCACCCCTGGCctatggttcaagttacgtgaaacaccttgtatagcgggtgctcatttttaagttctatgtagcttttaaagatcgcctgtggcagaccgcccaattcttgtccttgagcaaTGAATGATGTAAGAGGCTTTTATTTTGTCGCATCCGGCCTGGGATACGAAGTGTGAATGATAAGATAGCTTTGACGTTATGTCTGCACCGTAATTTTGAATACTTCTTGAACACCTCTAAgtagattaattaattaattatttgatCAATCAATGAATTACCCAAAATTAAAGGTATGACGCCGGCACACGATAAGCGTCCTGATAAAAACTGCCAGCGTTTCTTGGCCCGTTTAAGCTCTTGTTTCAAAGCTAGTTAATGCCAAGTGAATGCCTTAGGCGGAGACGTTCAATATAGAAAGCAGAGCTACTTGGAAATGTGAAACATTTACAGCCCTTAGGGGTAAAAAAACGAAGCATTTCGGTATGTTGCGCGTGACATTTCGCAGTGTATTTATCATGGCTGTAAAATCAGTTGAGGACTCTTTCCTGCGCGGTCGTTTCTTTCTGTGTTCTTCTATGGTCCTTCTTTCTCTCTAAGTGCTGGGAATCTCGGAAAAACTAACTGAAGTTTTGCTTTATTCAGAAATCGTTAATTCGCTTAATTCTGTTGTCCAACACAAACGCACAAAATATCAAGAGCATCATGAGTTCTTAACAAGTACGACTTATGTAAGTTATAATTGAAAAATTAAATGTTTATTGAGTAGTATTGACTACGTATAGCTTTCATGTAACCACCTCACGTGTGCACTAACGGCAGGTATCTGATGCCTATCATACGCTTTCGGGCGTTTTTCACACGACAGCTGGTTAAGAGCATGAAGTAGTGTATGCAGAAAACGTGTCTAATTATTCAGTGTCTTGATTTCGACAACCACAATATCATTGCCAGGTTAGTTTAGTGACATCCGAGGATCTCATTTTAAATTTAAGGATGTTGTTTTATCAGGCAGACTTTAGATGGCAATCTAGCTAGCGTTTGATCATCGCAGCGGTAAGCCGGTAGCCTTGcacttttaaaaataaaaattgcaatGACTTTCTAGTTATTAAAATGGTGATGTGATTTCATGATAAAACTCACCAATGAAGTAGTAGGCGCTTGCTCCAGCGACCAGCAACAGCCAGATTATCGTAACGACCACAATTGCGGCTACCTTGCCAGCTGTCTTGCCTCTCTTTATCCTACGAGATAGAGGGGAGCGATAAAGCGTTTCATAAAATGTGATTAGCATAGCATGAAATGCTAACATTTCTTTTGTAAGAGAATAAAGTTTGAAAAAGGTATGGCATGCTGACACGAAATCAAGTAGAGGGAACCGGGCAacacaaatgccgttttctcaCTGCATGTGTCCGTGCTTGCACGCCTGCCTTTTTCTAACCTGAATCCagaccaactagctcagctttctctCCATCTTTCAAAGAGAATAACCCAAACCATCGCTGAGGCGTTAGCCCTGAGTGTTTTCTTGCACAGAGTACGAGCGTTGTCTTAAGTCACAGTATCTTTTGAGTTCCCTGCCCATTTTTGCTGGAACGTAAGTTGGAGAAGACCCTCTCGTAGCTTCTTACGGCTTGAGGCTTGTTCTCTCGCGTTCTGTCTTTCCGAACTTGATTTTTTTGGACTCACTATTTTCCATATGTAGTTCACTCCGTCCGTTAAGCAAGCCAAACGAAGGAAATAAAATTTTGGTTTCTAGTACGCTCCACATCAAAGAACGAGCAACACGACTGATGAAGTGGGCTTCCAAGGAACCTGTGTCCCGAGGGCCTAATTTATCTTTCCAGTTAACGTTTGAGATTGAGCTGCAACGTGAGCTGCGTTTCCTAAGTTTTGGCTTGGTAGAAGGCAGCTTTGTATCTCCAACACGTACGGCACAGGTAATCAAACCAGGCCTGCCCAGAACTGAGCCCTATAGTGAATTCTTTTCTTCAGTCATGTGCGGTTGCTAACAAGAACAGGTGAGCTACTACTCACTTaagagtgttttgttttttattggtactctttttttgttgttgccaaAACTGGCAGGAGGAGTGAACCACGTTGACGCCACTCCCATCTCCGCGAGACGCTGAGCGTGTGTTCATTGGGACAGCAAGCCAAAAAGTGGTAACTAGTACTAGGTAGTTTTGGTTACGGCATTTTCTTTCCAAGGAGAAGTTTCGCCTTGCGGGAATCGCTGGAAATGTTCGTGGCAGCAAGAAACCTGCCACAAATAAATTCCGAGTTTGATATTTGAGTGCTGGTGTAATATTTCTCTTGTCGCAGTCTAGGCTATGTATGGCATAAGCGTCTAACGTCCCTGTTTTATTATTTATGCAAAGAACTTATACATAGGAAGCGGTTGTTTGAGGATGGTCCACGTATCGATGCTTCCAAGCCCAATGCGAAAGGATGAGGCGAAACAAGAAACTGCGATTACTTAGCCTTCCAGTTTGTCGTTTTACTTTTGTGGCGCATTTGAAAGCATGAAGGGTCACTTACGCTAAGTATTGCCTGCAACTTGACAGCACATTGATCACAGCGTACCTTCATGATAGCTTTTTTTTCAATGTTGTACTGCGGAGTAGCAGAAAAGATGTTAATTACCCCAGTAGAGATCAAAGATTAGGTAAGGAAATATATCAAGCCTAAAACGTCATATCGCTGCTAACTTCTGACATATTTCCTAAATTACCAGTGCCATGCTTATTTCGCGTTTACAAAGCGATTTAGTGTATTATCACAAACCATGTCAAATGAGAACGGGATAGCTATCTTTGACATTTATTTGCGTCCCGATATTTGAATTACTAGGCATTGATACCGTTGTTAATGCGAATACCTATGCCGAAGCCGAAAATATGTTTTATTCGGTTAATGTACCTTTCTACAAAAGATAGCTAAAGTGCTATTCTTTCGCAACAGATCAATTTCATTTATtgtcatttcatttatttactctcagggTCAGTGTACGCATTAGAGAGAGAAgtggcaataataataataaaaggctAATGAGGCAGCACATGGTCAGAGAGAGCCGATTTGAACACGTCATGACCGTCATGGTGACGATGAaggcgggaaggcgattccagtcttTGCTTGCTTTCGGAATGAAGGCTTCGAAGTATGCGTTGCTCTTGCACTGAGGTACCCCAACTTTCATACGATGATCCACGCGGGATGACAAGCGGATTATCTTATGTTAGCCTCTAAAATCTGTGAGTATACGAAACGAATTATCTTATATGTTAGCCTCTAAAATCCGTGAGTACACTTCTGCATTGTAATATTATGTTGCACAAGGCGTCCGACcaaatttcttccttttttactgCGAGACCAGGACCAGCTTCCACAAAACTTTTCCTACTTAAGTGCAGGCCGCGATTAGCCATCACCGCGACGATTGTCTTCTTATCACAAACTCACTGAAATGAACAGCAGGTGCCGGTTTATTAGGAAACATCCTAGCGTATACGAGAAGTTTGTTGAATACTGGCTCTGGTCATGGCCACTTATTCAATGTTTGCTTTAAACATTACTTTCAAGAGGCTGGAAAACAGTAGACACATTCTTTCTGTTTTGAGCAGGACATTTATATGAATTATGTTTTTTCGCTGAATGAAGGCATGAGCGGAGCCAGAGGCCGCCACGGTAGCATGGTATCCGTTCTGGCTGCGCTCAACTAGGGTCTTTCTGTACCACGAGGGTGGAGCCTCGGAGGGAGGATAAAACTGGGGAGACGCCTTGACGTCACTATGACGTCACTCTCTTGTGGCGCAGTTCTTGCCCCTATCTACCTGCCCGTTGTCACCTCGAAGCCCAGCGAACCTGCTCCCCCCTTTGTGCCGCCAAGACCATACCAGCCTCAGAGACTAACCAGCTCCATTAAGAACCGGTGCCCCATAAACGAAAATATTACAGCCTAAAAGGACGTGTGACTTCCGCCACGCTTTCCGCCGTGCATATGGAAGTCAGTGGCGTAGCCGGTATTTTCATTTTTTAACCTCCCCCCtcacaaaaaataaagaacaatgggcggggggggggggggggtaagcggGTGTTGTCGCACGCCGTTTTATTCCAAATATCCTGGTACACACATCCCACGTTGGCTCAATCGTCATACTCATAGCTCGCATAGACACTTGCGCCATAGTTCCCTCTAGGCATTTTTGCAGGAAACTTAAGGCCTGCAGCGGTTATTCGCTTTCGAAAATGGATTTGTCGATTTGCAATGGTGCAACGCAATTTCAAACGTTCTTCTTGGCGCTAAACAATAACAGCGGCGGAAGGTGGCGAGAGCGCTAGGGTAGAGAACAACAAGGAAAGGAGGAATGGCGCTGCAGTTGAACCCGGTTGTAACGAAGAGGCTGGTGCCCGAAATATAGTTTGGTGTATCAGGTAATTCAATATACCGAAAACTTGCCTACAGCGAACTGAAACACATTTTTGCGACGCAAGGAAATAATTCATTTCTTGAGAACGAAACTGCGCCTAGTAGGCCGTAATTTTTTGCCTGCGCCTTGAGCTCTCCCTTAGCGTCGCTAAGAATGGCGTTCTCGTTGCGCGAGTTTGTTTAGAGCTGCTCCAATACACTTCCCCAAAGTGTACCGGCGCAGCCCACCAACAGCAGAAAGTGCTTCCTGAAGCGTCAGTCGAGGCGGTTCCTCACCTGGCAGTGGCTTCCCCGAGTTCCAGATACTCCAAGTTCAATGCGTTATGAGGATGTCATATTACATTAGTACCAGTCAGAAAACTTTCGCGTGTTCGGTGCAGATAATAATTCACATAATCCGGGCTCGTTATATTCGGGTTTGACTTCCAGTGCACACAGGGCCGTTATGCTCACCAGGAGAGCGGCGTTTCTTCGTCGCTTCGTCCTCCTTGTGGCGGCGGAGACTCCTGCATCGAGTCCAGTTCCACTTGCACCATGTCGGCGGGACCCTCGCCCGAGGCCCCGTACACGCGCCGAGGCTGCATGAGGACTACCTCGCCTGCGTGCAAGCATCGTGGCCGCAGCAGATTACAGCGCGAAAGGCGTGAGAGCAACATCCGTACGAACCAAGCAGAGGTCGTATTCAATTTGTACCGCGCGAAAACGATGTATCTAGACGAAGTGTCGTGTTAACAACAGGTCGTGCCAGCAAGCTGTCGTACAACAAACAGGCCGCATTCGTAGAACACTATAAAAAGTGCCGGCAGTCGCGTAATTCACTAGTGGCCATATATGGTGACAattcttttcatttttcattctttttgtccgcgtggggttctttaacgtgtacccaatgcacgctacacgaACGTTTTAGCGTTCCCACCTCATCGTAATGCTCCCATTGGGACGCATTTCGGTgggatcgaaccagcgacctcgtgctcatgaGCGCGACGCCACAGCTACGGAGCTACTAAAtgtggcatgcctcataaccagatctcGGGTTTGGCGCGTAAAAGCACAAAATTTTATTTTTCAGATTTATATATCTTTGTCCATTGTAGTTTGCTTGCACGAAGTCACGCTGCCAGTATCACCAATTGGCACTACCAATTCGCCCGACGGATGATGGGAGATGAATGGAATCAGCGTGTTAAAAAACACGGCTTCAGTTATCGTgcgatgaagatggaactacgctGTATAGTACAAACAATAAGTGTGTTTACAAAACATCTCATACGAACAAGGCGCTCTATTCTTAAACAGGCCAAACAACAGACCAACACATACAATGTAGTGTACAAATGAGAGGACGTATCGAAGAAACCTTAGTTGTATTGCATGAACAAGAGGGTGCATTCGCCAATTGTCAAAAGAGCACGAGGCCGTATTTACAAAACATCATCCTAGTAACAGGCTGGATTCTCGAAAGTATTATACAACAAGTGCAGCAAGTTTGGCGAGTTGGTGAAGTTGCATAATGAGAGGTCGTGCAGCGCCCATCACGTCAATTTTTTTCTTAGTCCCATGTCTTTCTTGCGTGGTTCATTATGTAGTAATATACGAACAGCAGGTCATGCCTATCAAAATATTGTGCAAGAAACGCCATATAGAAAATACCGTCGATGTACATTGTATCATACGAACGACCACTGATATTTACGGATAAAGCACGAAGAAAGCGTTGTGCTGAAATACCTTTTCGTTTGCAAGAAATTTTTGTTACACTTGGTGAGCCTTTACTACCACTTTGTAATATCGGTTCATCTAAGTGGGTTCTTCAGAGAGGTACCCACCTCCCTCAAGTGAAGTGAAGAAGTGAACATCCGCCacttccttcggctacctaacaccgccgccacatcgtcatgcgaagacccaccgatgCCTGTACAGGCTACATCGTCGGAAAATGTAACGCGCATTGttcgccgcgaactcgaagcaatAGCTCCtatacggccgttcttccagacgttcagtcagccaacctgcccaccgtgtcgcTCATACAAGCAGTCATCCGCCAGGAGTTTGCGAACATGTGaatatcatcggccgtctgttccatccgtGCACCCGAGCGTACcactgcaaatgtcacccagaaccaggccTACCCTTCGCTCTACAGGAACGCGGaggactggaggacggcagaagaaCCAACCTATATGTTTCATCTGCTCTCGCATTGGACACATTGCTCGTCACTATACCGCAAGAAGTAAGTGATGAAGAACCCActtcatgatgatgatatgatgatgatgatgatgaagtgggTATCTACGAAGTGTCCTTGCTTGCGAATAGTAAAGAATCTGGGCCAAGAtccagcagagaaaaaaaaaggtagaaaagAAGGCCGATAACATAGTATCTATATTGCGGTTCATTATTTCAACACGTCTGCATGCTGAGAAGACATCGAGGAAACTGTCTGTAGCAACGAAGCGACTCGGCGCACTTCATGAACTGCATTAACGGTATGAAACTTGAGGCCACGTGAcagtaaaaaaaatttaaaaactaaCAATACGCTTAATTTACAACTAGAGCTAACGTACTGAAGTCTATATAATTAGTGATCAAATGGTAAATACAAGGTACACTAGGAACATGAATCCTCTCTGGTTTTGTCTACTGAAGTCAGCAGACTTGCATGAGACTAACTAGTTGGCTTAGAGTTGATGGGCACAATACAAGTCCTTTCGGTCACTGTTATGTGTGTTAGAAGTGACGAAGGTGCTTCAAATTTGCCCCTTGGTTTCCGCAGTGTTCGTTTTTGGTGGAGGCACCCTTTAAATAAAAAGGTCGCACGGTGAGTACGTTAAAGAGAGTATTTTAGACAATCTCAGTTGTGGACACCAATTGTATTCGAACACAGTCACAGGACTGCACCGTGGCAGCGCACCACAAAACGGGGCAGCTTTTcagacctttctttttttctgccagcATCTGTGATGACTCACGTGGaagctcgtgtacttaaatttaggtcaACACAGCTGGTTCAGCGAGTTGTTAGATCTAGGTGCATGTCAAAGAACCCCCAGGGGGTCGAAGTGAATCTGCAGCCTCCCACTACGGGCGTCCCTCATAGCCCGTGTGTGTCGCTGTGGGGTTAAATGCCATAGTTTGATTTGACCTCAGTGGTAGTGACCTGTAGGTAAAATCAACTGCACACGATGATGAACTCTTTGGGCAAATGTCATTAGTTGTATCTCTGCGTGTGCAACAGCAAAAAAGTTACGAGCGCCCTCACCGATGATGACGTCTCCGCTGCCCGTCCGCCGGAGGCGCGTAGGGCCATCGTCGTGCGCGTCCTGCTTGGGCGAAGCTGCGGGAGACGTTGCCCGTGCCGGGCGGACCTGTCCTGAGGAGGGCAGTATGGAGCCGCCCCGGTGCAGCGGTGAGTGCAGCTGACTGGACAGCGTGCTGCTCTTGCGCACCAACCGAACCATGGGGTACGGCATGCTGCTGACCGGCAGGCTCTGACCTGGGCGCGTCGGAGTATCTGGGTGAAGAGACGAGCGCCGGTATGTCTTGACGTCATGAGCATGACGTCACTCATTCGGGTTCACGCATTTCTGGGGCTGAAGTATCGGGTAGCCATTGCTTCCTTTAGAAACAGTAAGTACatcacggaaaaaaaaagaaaccccgACGAAAACGCATTAACGTACATTTATTCTTGTATTTCTAAGCGTTCAGTTTGCTGTTATTTTCCTCATGGATGCGGGGTTATCATACAGATCCTATCCATTTCTTGCTGCTGCACATGTGATAGAAACAAAGTGGCACTATGAATTAGGCTTAAAGTTTATTCAAGATTAAACGCTCTGTCAGCATAAATCTAAACGGGAACATGTTGCAAAGCACTAGATCGCGTTGTTGAATGCGCTTTCAGGTTCGTCTTTGTTTGTAACGTGGCTTAATACAAGCCCAAATTCGTGCATGTACAACCACACCGCGTTAGGAATCGGCTACAGCAAGATTAGAAGTTGAGCTTCCATGTAATTACGCATAACAAACGTAGTGGTCGGTGCGTTTCCACTCGCCGCGGTTGCTTAGCAGCAatgctgttgcgctgctaagcacgaggtctcgatATCAAATCTGGGCCGTggaggccgcattccgatgggggagaaatgcgaaaacacccgtgtcccgtgcactgggggcacgggacacgggcacgCCAAGTCAAAACCAAGTCGTGGTTTTgacccgtaaaaccccagaattcaattcaatttttttatttccatTTCGCGTTTCAACTTACACTGACGGTACGCAAGTATACTGTAAGTGGGTGAGCCAACATAAAAAAGCTAAAAATAGCTTAACTGGCCTTTGACGCAGCATCTTACAAATACGAAGACAGAGGAACGCAATAGCCTTTCTGATGACGAACACATCAGAAAGCTATGCAGGGCGTTTCccttaacttgagccaaactttaaaaatatccaaatgccacgtagctggaccgaagcaaggtaatgatgtttgccgtcgcttcaagatactcggattattttttgcattatgCAAAATTAGAATATCAGTCTTAataaattaatcaacttctcaatacTATACTTCCATTAAGTGTGAATGagcaaattgtagagcaacatgaaaagctcccaatacagcttttcgttgctcaatacgtgctacataaaagcgttcttccgagcgtgaaagaatcccgcaaGTGCACtccaaattgccgcgcgactggccgctcgaagcactttgcgtgcattcgcggacttctttcacgctcggaagaacacttctatgtagcacgtaccGAGCAACAAAAacctgtattgggagtttttcatgttgctctacagttttctcattgatacttttaatctaattttaatatttgagaagttgattaattaattaagactattaatctaattaggcggaatgcgagaAATAATCCGAgcatctccaagtgacggcaaacatcattaccttgcttcggtccagctacgtggcatttgcatatttttaacgtttggcTCGGCTATCAGCACAGCTCCGAGGCTCTCGCTTACCGGGGGGCTCTTCAACAAAACCGTCTTCCTCGGCCATATCCAACAGCCGCACGGTCACTGCGCTGTGAACGCTTGTTGAGAGACAGGGAGGTCTTCCCGCGCACTACCCCTACGCGCCCAGACTAAGCCAACATCCGAAGCTTGGGTTGCGTCCTGCGCCACAGGCGAATAACAGGTTCGTCGTCTTCCTCTACTGCTTGCAGCTTAGTTTGTTTAGGCTTGGTGCGTATGGATAGGgctcaacccactacgggggatcggccatgaatcgggcggcagttgGTAAAAAGGTAAGATTACTTTAATACAATTTTGTGGTGcaaaggttataaacagggataaggtgcctcagaaaggctgacCAGCCTTTCTGAGGCGCCTTATTCCTGTTTATAAACTTTACACcacgtgtgctactccatctgtcagccccctTTTTTTGATTTTAAACACAATTTATTAAACGAATACTAATCGTTAATATCAATTTTCAggcaaaatttttttaaaaatttgaagttaatatttttgtttttatgttgAGGAAAATAAGATGATAAAGTTAACATGGCAGTCTCTTTGGTTCACTTAGAAAATTAAATATGGCGTTGCATACGTTCCTATTGCAGTGTCCTAGTACCGACGTCCCAAGAGACAGTTTCACAGGAAGCGTAATGACGAATCG is a window of Dermacentor silvarum isolate Dsil-2018 chromosome 4, BIME_Dsil_1.4, whole genome shotgun sequence DNA encoding:
- the LOC119448041 gene encoding uncharacterized protein LOC119448041 isoform X2 — its product is MAEEDGFVEEPPGQSLPVSSMPYPMVRLVRKSSTLSSQLHSPLHRGGSILPSSGQVRPARATSPAASPKQDAHDDGPTRLRRTGSGDVIIGEVVLMQPRRVYGASGEGPADMVQVELDSMQESPPPQGGRSDEETPLSWIKRGKTAGKVAAIVVVTIIWLLLVAGASAYYFIESELNATSPSQGAARLLSNGLAAIYNATHHH
- the LOC119448041 gene encoding uncharacterized protein LOC119448041 isoform X1 encodes the protein MAEEDGFVEEPPDTPTRPGQSLPVSSMPYPMVRLVRKSSTLSSQLHSPLHRGGSILPSSGQVRPARATSPAASPKQDAHDDGPTRLRRTGSGDVIIGEVVLMQPRRVYGASGEGPADMVQVELDSMQESPPPQGGRSDEETPLSWIKRGKTAGKVAAIVVVTIIWLLLVAGASAYYFIESELNATSPSQGAARLLSNGLAAIYNATHHH